The following are encoded together in the Diabrotica undecimpunctata isolate CICGRU chromosome 7, icDiaUnde3, whole genome shotgun sequence genome:
- the sll gene encoding adenosine 3'-phospho 5'-phosphosulfate transporter 1 → MANNSELFICLIVISSIVFLYIVNRSVLNTELVQNPPEDFSWIIHGVRNILGYATLFLPGYLVLRYVQKTNYINKSGRGVMGALIRTCFGEEDTLPVATNSRTPLPERTLLQDGVLLLFYFFGLQLSYLLWGVLQEKIMTQAYESSNKDIGYFKDSQFLVFVNRILAFLVSASILLCKRQPRHKCPLYKYVFCSFSNIMSSWCQYEALKYVSFPHQVLAKASKTIPVMIMGRFMSKTKYEYYEYVTAVILSVGMLIFMIDTGNDRSNSTVTTFAGVILLVSYIIFDSFTSNWQGSLFKKYEMKPIQMMCFVNFFSSIFTAVSLLQQGGFLNSLTFMLKFPTFSIDIIILSLCGTCGQLFIYNTVSTFGPLMFVIISTIRQGFSVLLSCIIYHHNVSLFGAIGLILVFLSIFLRIYCSYRIKSQKQIHQSTSTLKNQMK, encoded by the coding sequence ATGGCAAATAATTCTGAATTGTTTATTTGCCTGATAGTTATTAGTTCAATAGTGTTCCTTTATATTGTAAATAGAAGTGTTCTTAATACAGAACTAGTCCAGAATCCCCCAGAAGACTTTAGTTGGATAATACACGGTGTCCGTAATATACTCGGTTATGCCACACTATTTCTGCCAGGATACTTAGTTCTTAGGTATGTACAAAAGactaattatataaataaaagtgGCAGAGGGGTTATGGGAGCTCTCATCCGAACCTGCTTTGGAGAAGAGGATACCTTACCAGTAGCCACAAACTCTAGAACACCGCTTCCAGAAAGAACTCTTTTACAAGATGGAGTGcttctgttattttatttctttggctTGCAATTATCATATCTTTTATGGGGCGTTCTTCAGGAAAAAATCATGACTCAGGCATATGAAAGTTCCAATAAAGATATAGGTTATTTTAAAGATTCACAGTTTTTAGTTTTTGTTAACAGAATTTTAGCATTTCTTGTATCAGCTAGTATATTACTTTGTAAACGCCAACCTAGACATAAATGTccattatataaatatgtattctGTTCTTTTTCTAATATTATGAGCTCGTGGTGTCAGTATGAGGCATTGAAATATGTATCATTTCCACACCAAGTTCTTGCTAAAGCAAGTAAAACAATCCCTGTGATGATAATGGGGAGATTTATGTCAAAGACAAAATATGAATACTATGAGTATGTCACAGCTGTAATTCTTTCTGTAGGTATGTTAATATTTATGATTGATACTGGTAACGATAGATCAAATTCAACAGTAACTACATTTGCTGGTGTTATATTGCTTGTTTCATATATAATTTTTGATAGTTTTACTTCAAATTGGCAAggaagtttatttaaaaaatatgaaatgaagCCTATACAAATGATGtgttttgttaactttttttctagcataTTTACAGCAGTTTCATTATTGCAGCAGGGTGGTTTTTTGAACAGTCTTACATTCATGTTAAAGTTTCCCACATTTAGTATAGACATAATTATTTTATCTCTGTGTGGCACTTGTGGCcagttatttatttataatacagTGTCTACATTTGGGCCATTAATGTTTGTGATAATAAGTACCATAAGGCAAGGTTTCTCAGTTTTACTGAGCTGTATTATTTACCACCATAATGTTTCTTTGTTTGGTGCAATTGGACTAATATTAGTCTTTCTGAGCATCTTTCTTAGAATATATTGCAGCTATAGAATCAAATCTCAAAAACAAATACACCAAAGTACTAGTAccttaaaaaatcaaatgaaatAG